A window from Leishmania donovani BPK282A1 complete genome, chromosome 27 encodes these proteins:
- a CDS encoding cytochrome p450-like protein, which yields MAANALHSHIVAALHNAATKLPSSVQPYAMLLTREDMVSTTLATAIATAVILYTVITVVLPVLRMDFYLSKLPTIKNGIPFLGHALLLAGPSPWSKMSNWSLYPEKNLPQKKKSADGPQTSRLVTYNVAGMRVIYINEPRLLRRVLLTHQRNYRKALAAAYKHFMCLLGTGLVTSEDEQWKKGRLLLSHAMRIDILDSVPEMAMKAVDRILLKLDAVDAKNPSVDLNEEYRHMTLQVISESALSLSAEESDRIFPALYLPIVHECNKRVWAPWRAYMPFLQGSRVRNHCLSELNKVLRNIICRRWEQRNDSNCTGKPDILALCISQIDRMDEKMIVGLIDDVKTILLAGHETSAALLTFATYEVLRHPEIRQKILEEATRLFDPARCTRTVQTRYGPRGVPAVNDVRDLVWTPAVLRETLRRHSVVPLVMRYAAKDDVWPAADTGLDADVRIPAGCTIAVGIEGVHNNPDVWNKPEVFDPTRFIDAEIANDTNYLNQSTKDVKFAKKIDPYAFIPFINGPRNCLGQHLSMIETQVALAYMVLNYDLTIYRDPSYKGDAAAYEDAVGRHHDFIIPQVPHDGLKVWGTPNKLFM from the coding sequence ATGGCCGCGAACGCGCTTCATAGCCACATCGTGGCTGCGCTCCACAACGCAGCCACGAAGTTGCCCTCCTCGGTGCAGCCATACGCAATGCTGCTGACGCGCGAGGACATGGTCTCAACCACCTTGGCAACTGCCATTGCGACGGCTGTCATTCTGTACACCGTCATCACTGTCGTGCTACCCGTGCTGCGCATGGACTTTTATCTTTCGAAGCTGCCGACCATTAAGAATGGCATTCCATTTCTGGGGCATGCCCTGTTGCTGGCGGGCCCCTCCCCGTGGTCGAAAATGTCGAACTGGAGTCTGTATCCCGAGAAGAACCTGCcacaaaagaagaagagTGCCGACGGCCCTCAGACAAGCCGCCTGGTGACCTACAACGTTGCCGGCATGCGGGTCATTTACATCAACGAGCCCCGCCTACTGCGCCGTGTCCTACTCACGCACCAGCGCAACTACCGCAAAGCGCTTGCGGCAGCGTACAAACACTTCATGTGTCTCCTCGGCACCGGCCTGGTCACCTCGGAGGACGAGCAGTGGAAGAAGGGacgcctgctgctgtcgcatGCGATGCGCATCGACATTCTGGACAGCGTCCCAGAAATGGCTATGAAGGCGGTCGACCGCATTTTGTTGAAGCTCGACGCGGTTGACGCGAAGAACCCGTCCGTGGACCTGAACGAGGAGTACCGCCACATGACACTGCAGGTGATCAGCGAGAGTGCGCTGTCACTCTCCGCCGAAGAGTCCGACCGCATCTTTCCGGCTCTCTACTTGCCTATTGTGCACGAGTGCAACAAGCGTGTGTGGGCACCGTGGCGTGCCTACATGCCATTCCTGCAAGGCTCGCGCGTGCGTAACCACTGCCTCTCCGAGCTGAACAAGGTGCTGAGAAACATCATCTGCCGTCGATGGGAGCAGCGCAATGACTCCAACTGCACAGGGAAACCCGACATTCTGGCGCTGTGCATTTCGCAGATCGATCGCATGGACGAAAAGATGATTGTGGGGCTCATTGACGATGTAAAGACAATCTTGCTCGCCGGCCACGAAACGTcagccgcgctgctgacgtTTGCGACCTACGAGGTCCTGCGCCACCCTGAGATCCGCCAGAAGATCTTGGAGGAGGCCACGCGCCTCTTCGATCCTGCCCGTTGCACGCGCACCGTGCAGACTCGCTACGGCCCTCGCGGTGTGCCAGCGGTGAATGACGTGCGAGACCTGGTGTGGACGCCTGCAGTGCTGCGcgagacgctgcggcggcacagcgtTGTGCCGCTGGTGATGCGGTACGCGGCGAAGGACGACGTCTGGCCTGCGGCAGACACTGgcctcgacgccgacgtCCGCATCCCCGCTGGCTGCACGATCGCTGTTGGCATCGAGGGTGTGCACAACAATCCTGATGTGTGGAACAAGCCAGAAGTCTTCGACCCGACCCGGTTTATTGATGCCGAGATTGCCAACGATACAAACTATCTGAACCAAAGCACGAAGGATGTGAAGTTCGCCAAGAAAATCGACCCATACGCTTTTATTCCCTTCATCAACGGCCCCCGCAACTGCCTTGGGCAGCATCTCTCCATGATCGAGACGCAAGTCGCCTTGGCGTACATGGTGCTGAACTATGACCTAACGATTTACCGCGACCCTTCGTACAAGGGTGACGCTGCGGCGTACGAGGACGCTGTCGGGCGCCACCACGACTTCATCATTCCGCAGGTTCCGCACGACGGGCTGAAGGTGTGGGGCACACCGAACAAGTTGTTCATGTAA
- a CDS encoding protein kinase, putative, translated as MDKYEILAQIGDGTFGSVAKAVSKKTGQLVAIKKMKQKFYTWEECVKLPEVDVVRRIHGHPNVVKLREVIRENNELFFVFEYMDGDLLGVIKKAKQQGGPPASTPSAAPLIPYPLVKNYMRQMLQALVYIHKRGYFHRDMKPENLLIRKEASGDEVLKLADFGLVKEICARPPFTDYVSTRWYRAPELLLQDRFYGAAVDVWAAGCIMAELITMRPLFPGTNEVDQLFKIMSVLGSPTEEVWAGGLRLAKKIRYTFPKVAGSGLAQALPSHIPLPALDLLRQMLVYDPKVRLTAEQCLQHPFFNVGIDECNAPSAAALDQLALMAKRMLPGSKTAPPALKSPTAGQVAALKAARASTDASLSDTSSRKFYLLGTLKDPAPSLPKLPVALSTSPPSLDAPPNASSPLRGRGALSPAGMPVLANGHQCPSLTTTVAKGKRRSQETADTSLAKKLAGLKNVPTGKGKLPVSYALPAASAVHSPRAAPNLKVSASVARPYPLAPTANNRDAVASPRHHNPYKEAETTSPTAASAAAKVEIDLDELMEEFASEMTAMGVLAQRHDSGASAESKSESYVSQPALPPDPVATLLNNSRYRRKSTTSADPLLKGNNSPRATHQLDTRKVDDVAAKSDLPRIDHSAPKGMSPSLKALLAKHKTSGLAFP; from the coding sequence ATGGACAAGTATGAAATTCTCGCTCAAATCGGAGATGGCACGTTCGGCTCCGTCGCAAAGGCCGTGAGCAAGAAAACCGGCCAGCTTGTAGCCATCAAGAAGATGAAGCAGAAATTCTACACGTGGGAGGAGTGCGTCAAGCTTCCCGAGGTGGACGTTGTGCGGCGCATTCACGGCCACCCCAACGTGGTGAAGCTGCGTGAGGTAATTCGTGAGAACAACGAGCTGTTTTTCGTCTTCGAGTACATGGACGGCGATTTGCTCGGCGTCATCAAAAAGGCCAAGCAGCAGGGCGGGCCGCCAGCTAGTACACCGTCTGCTGCACCGTTGATTCCGTACCCTCTTGTAAAGAACTACATGCGCCAAATGCTGCAGGCCCTCGTGTACATCCACAAGCGCGGCTACTTCCACCGAGACATGAAGCCAGAAAACCTTCTCATTCggaaggaggcgagcggcgacgaggtgCTGAAACTGGCAGACTTCGGACTCGTCAAGGAGATTTGTGCTCGCCCCCCGTTCACCGACTACGTGTCGACGCGGTGGTACCGCGCACCAGAGCTGCTCTTGCAGGATCGCTTCtacggcgctgcggtggatgTGTGGGCTGCCGGGTGCATTATGGCGGAACTCATCACCATGCGGCCACTTTTTCCAGGCACAAACGAGGTCGATCAGCTCTTCAAGATAATGTCAGTGCTTGGGTCCCCCACTGAGGAGGTGTGGGCCGGTGGACTTCGCTTGGCCAAAAAAATCCGCTACACCTTTCCTAAAGTAGCCGGCTCCGGCCTTGCTCAAGCGCTGCCATCGCACATCCCGTTGCCGGCGCTGGACTTGCTGCGCCAGATGCTTGTCTACGACCCGAAAGTAAGACTGACGGCGGAGCAATGCCTGCAGCACCCATTCTTCAACGTCGGCATTGACGAGTGCAACGCACCatctgctgccgcgctggacCAGCTGGCGCTCATGGCAAAGCGGATGCTGCCAGGGTCGAaaacagcaccgccggcgctgaaGAGCCCCACCGCGGgccaggtggcggcgctgaaggcggcTAGGGCCTCCACCGACGCATCACTCTCGGACACCTCCTCACGCAAGTTCTACCTGCTCGGCACCCTCAAGGACCCCGCCCCATCGTTGCCAAAGCTCCCGGTCGCGTTGTCCACCTCGCCACCGTCCCTTGACGCGCCGCCGAACGCTTCGTCACCTCTGCGTGGGCGCGGGGCCCTCTCACCAGCGGGGATGCCAGTGCTCGCCAACGGCCACCAGTGCCCCAGCCTGACAACGACGGTGGCCAAGGGAAAGCGCCGCTCGCAGGAAACAGCAGACACCTCGCTTGCGAAAAAGCTAGCAGGCTTGAAAAACGTTCCGACAGGAAAAGGGAAGCTACCGGTGTCTTacgcactgcctgctgccagcgccgtgcACTCACCTAGAGCAGCACCCAACCTGAAGGTCTCCGCATCCGTGGCGAGGCCATACCCCCTGGCGCCCACCGCCAACAACCGCGACGCCGTGGCGTCCCCGCGGCACCACAACCCGTACAAGGAGGCCGAGACTACGTctccgacggcggcgtccgcggcggcgaaggtAGAGATTGACCTGGACGAGCTCATGGAGGAGTTTGCGTCGGAGATGACCGCCATGggggtgctggcgcagcgacaCGACTCGGGGGCCTCGGCCGAATCGAAAAGCGAAAGCTACGTTTCCCAGCCAGCGCTTCCGCCCGATCCtgtggcgacgctgctgaacAACAGCCGGTATAGAAGGAAATCCACCACAAGCGCCGACCCGCTGTTGAAGGGGAACAACTCGCCTCGCGCTACACACCAGCTGGATACAAGGAAAGTGGACGATGTTGCCGCGAAGAGCGACCTTCCTCGCATAGACCACTCGGCCCCGAAAGGGATGTCGCCATCGCTGAAGGCGCTTCTAGCGAAGCACAAGACGAGCGGTCTGGCATTTCCGTAG
- a CDS encoding DEAD-box helicase-like protein, whose protein sequence is MSSYVSVSGLSEVGEDDALQRLLSSRGVSGNCPNALLDAMRKMQAENVFDVESVTVAPAAQPPPLAKAASKKEGSASHASAEKPKANAVSLREPKKISSGKSPSPTVQLAASAVQASSFRATNPTDIDSLPALVELVHPKLFRPLTESMKIEHLTRIQKLCWAAMLDSDSDVLVRSETGSGKTLAYALPTLHRLLVECDKTPISRDVGTLIIIMCPTRELVLQVTETVTTLVRCAQFITVGGIHGGENRHKEKARLRKGLPILVTTPGRLLDHLKTTSSFTVAHAQTVIMDEADRLLDMGFEKALREIMELLERKCHHASDMKRVLVSATITEGVERLSHFALRRNIVRIGETQDTFSVPTTLKQHYVMVPVKHRLSVLLSFLRSQLDAGANKIIVFVSTADSTEFLYLLASRLQSPFHRRSYEGKVVTRSRGASMSTKKMVEAANRHLDNGSATDEVVTFEDVSDEEIEGDARLDSTATLRRAFLDANVFKLHGNMSQVDRAAVFHAFKFGTRKSHSDKSVLFCTDVAARGLDMPRIDWIVHYDPPIDPTSYVHRIGRTARIGNSGDSILFLAPDERGYAAYLTHFIHLQMQQSNSREAAEMSERKYETFLFYLTKLDPNSNHMWMQSTATLERAISRLAMQRDAERGVDAKESLYRVALFAYQSYLRAYAGMPRQTKSLFFSTLHLGHVAQSFGIDKSPSEVQRELQAYIREDRALARDNRKGTVTNSHDEERGKRKRQRVELDHEDRYHSMLTQKQRKLTRDWAEKRRKESPKIRPLQFSEFDA, encoded by the coding sequence ATGTCATCTTACGTTAGTGTTTCGGGCTTATCGGAGGTGGGCGAAGATGACGCCCTTCAGCGTCTCCTGTCGTCTCGTGGCGTCTCTGGAAACTGCCCGAACGCCCTCTTAGATGCGATGCGCAAGATGCAAGCAGAAAACGTGTTTGACGTGGAGAGCGTCACTGTCGCCCCGGCGGCACAGCCACCTCCACTCGCGAAAGCGGCGAGCAAGAAGGAAGGCTCTGCGTCCCACGCGTCTGCCGAAAAGCCGAAAGCCAACGCTGTGTCTTTGCGAGAGCCGAAGAAGATCTCTTCAGGAAAGTCTCCCTCACCGACTGTGCAGTTAGCGGCCTCTGCTGTTCAGGCCTCCAGCTTTCGCGCAACCAATCCAACAGACATCGATTCTCTCCCCGCACTTGTGGAGCTGGTGCATCCAAAGCTGTTCCGCCCGTTGACGGAGTCCATGAAGATCGAGCACCTCACCCGTATCCAAAAACTGTGCTGGGCGGCAATGCTTGACAGCGATAGCGACGTCCTGGTGCGCAGCGAGACTGGCAGCGGCAAAACGCTCGCCTACGCCCTCCCCACGCTTCACCGCCTTCTCGTGGAGTGCGACAAGACACCCATCTCGCGCGACGTGGGCACCCTCATCATTATCATGTGCCCGACCCGCGAGCTTGTGTTGCAGGTGACAGAAACAGTAACCACTctggtgcgctgcgcgcagTTCATCACAGTCGGCGGCATCCACGGCGGCGAGAACCGGCACaaggagaaggcgcggctgcgcaaaGGCCTCCCGATTCTGGTGACGACACCGGGCCGTTTGCTCGATCACCTCAAGACCACTTCTTCCTTCACCGTTGCCCACGCGCAAACGGTGATCATGGACGAAGCGGACCGGCTGCTCGACATGGGGTTTGAAAAGGCTCTGCGTGAGATTATGGAGCTGCTAGAGAGAAAATGCCACCATGCGTCCGATATGAAGCGCGTTCTAGTCTCTGCGACTATCACAGAGGGCGTTGAGCGACTGTCGCACTTTGCGCTGCGCAGGAACATTGTCCGCATCGGCGAGACACAAGACACATTCTCTGTCCCGACAACGTTGAAGCAGCACTACGTGATGGTGCCGGTGAAGCACCGTCTCTCCGTTCTTCTCAGCTTTCTTCGCTCCCAGCTGGACGCTGGTGCTAACAAGATCATCGTGTTTGTTTCAACGGCGGACAGTACGGAGTTCCTGTACCTGCTCGCTTCTCGCCTACAGTCCCCATTTCACAGAAGGTCGTACGAGGGCAAGGTGGTCACGCGCTCGCGCGGTGCTTCCATGAGTACGAAGAAAATGGTCGAAGCCGCCAACCGCCACCtcgacaacggcagcgccacggaCGAGGTGGTCACATTTGAGGATGTGAGTGACGAGGAGATAGAAGGGGATGCGAGACTTGACAGCACCGCGACGTTGCGGCGCGCTTTCCTGGACGCCAACGTCTTCAAGCTGCACGGCAACATGTCACAGGTGGACAGAGCTGCCGTCTTTCACGCTTTCAAGTTTGGCACTCGCAAGTCCCACAGCGACAAGAGCGTGCTGTTCTGCACGGACGTGGCTGCCCGTGGCCTCGATATGCCGAGGATTGATTGGATTGTGCATTATGACCCTCCAATCGACCCGACAAGCTACGTGCATCGAATCGGTCGCACGGCGCGTAtcggcaacagcggcgacTCGATCCTGTTTCTCGCACCGGACGAGCGTGGCTACGCGGCATACCTGACGCACTTCATCCACTTGCAGATGCAGCAGAGCAACAgcagggaggcggcggagatgTCGGAGCGCAAGTACGAGACATTTCTCTTCTACCTTACCAAGCTGGATCCCAACTCGAACCATATGTGGATGCAGAGTACGGCCACGCTCGAGCGTGCAATCTCACGCCTTGCGATGCAGCGTGACGCCGAGCGTGGTGTGGACGCCAAGGAGAGCCTTTACCGCGTTGCTCTGTTCGCGTATCAGTCGTACCTGCGTGCCTACGCGGGCATGCCAAGGCAAACGAAgtcgctcttcttctccacGCTGCACCTTGGCCACGTCGCGCAGAGCTTTGGCATCGACAAGAGCCCAtcggaggtgcagcgggagCTCCAAGCCTACATCCGCGAAGACCGCGCACTTGCCCGTGACAACCGAAAGGGCACCGTCACTAACTCACacgacgaggagagaggaaaaaggaAGCGCCAGCGTGTGGAGCTGGACCACGAGGATCGCTACCACAGTATGCTCACCcagaagcagcgcaagcTGACGCGCGACTGGGCCGAGAAGAGGCGCAAGGAGAGCCCCAAGATTCGGCCGCTACAGTTCTCCGAGTTCGACGCATGA
- a CDS encoding CAAX prenyl protease 1, putative, whose translation MSSSPNLFLRAAVVSLNVIGMWDAYLVLRQRRANQTKEMPSYFRKDITDEEFAKAQAYEGEKSTFSFLQHLKGLVITNMGIFLRLPAFLYYLVAQRASLSTGSFSHNYAAAVAGELISVVLDIPFSFYENFHIEDRHGFNEMTKTEFVKDIVKTLLLRVTLLYPLQIKLIQFVVQRFGERFPLYLFLGMSVMLVVFLLAMPTVIQPLFNKFTPLDAESTLYKKIELLSKEMSFPLKKVFVVDGSRRSHHSNAYFYGFGSNKRIVLYDTILEQLRDDDESIIAVLCHELGHWKHNHIYVNLAMALGQLMLISYGARLVVFDKRVYEAFGFGEVDPVIGLNIFAEMFYEPLSTFIGYGFCYVSRRHEFQADRFAVTHNRGEGMKKALLVISKENRASLTPDPLYSALHYTHPPVLERLQAIDAELKKRE comes from the coding sequence ATGTCATCCTCACCGAATCTCTTTCTGCGAGCGGCTGTCGTATCGCTCAATGTGATTGGCATGTGGGATGCCTAcctcgtgctgcgccagcgccgcgctaACCAAACCAAGGAGATGCCATCGTATTTCAGGAAGGACATCACGGATGAGGAGTTTGCGAAGGCGCAGGCGTACGAGGGCGAGAAGAGCACGTTCAGTTTCCTCCAGCATCTGAAGGGACTCGTGATAACCAACATGGGTATTTTTCTGCGCCTCCCCGCGTTCCTGTACTACCTtgttgcgcagcgcgcgagcTTGTCTACCGGCTCCTTTTCTCATAactacgccgccgccgtagccgGGGAGTTGATCTCCGTCGTACTCGAcatccccttctccttctaCGAGAACTTCCACATTGAGGACCGGCACGGCTTCAACGAGATGACCAAGACAGAGTTCGTAAAGGATATTGTGAAAacgctgcttctccgcgtCACGCTGCTGTACCCTCTGCAGATCAAGCTCATCCAATTTGTGGTGCAACGCTTTGGCGAGCGCTTTCCGTTATACCTCTTCTTAGGAATGTCTGTGATGCTGGTTGTGTTTCTCCTGGCAATGCCAACGGTTATCCAGCCGCTGTTCAACAAGTTTACCCCGCTCGACGCGGAGTCGACCCTGTACAAGAAGATTGAACTCCTCAGCAAGGAGATGAGCTTCCCGCTGAAGAAGgtcttcgtcgtcgatggcagccgccgctcgcACCACAGCAACGCCTACTTCTACGGCTTTGGCAGCAACAAACGCATCGTCCTCTACGACACCATTCTAGAGCAGCTGAgggacgacgacgagtcCATCATTGCGGTGCTCTGCCACGAGCTTGGCCATTGGAAGCACAACCACATCTACGTGAACCTTGCCATGGCCCTTGGCCAGCTCATGCTGATATCCTACGGTGCACGCCTGGTCGTCTTCGACAAGAGGGTCTATGAAGCGTTTGGCTTCGGTGAGGTGGATCCGGTGATCGGGCTTAACATCTTCGCTGAGATGTTCTACGAGCCCCTGAGTACGTTTATCGGATACGGGTTCTGCTACGTTTCGCGGCGGCACGAGTTTCAAGCGGACCGCTTCGCCGTGACGCACAATCGTGGTGAGGGAATGAAGAAGGCCCTCTTGGTGATCAGCAAGGAAAACCGGGCCAGCCTAACACCGGATCCGCTGTACTCGGCGCTCCACTACACGCACCCGCCCGTGCTCGAGCGCTTGCAGGCGATTGACGCGGAGCTCAAGAAGCGGGAATAG